AGCGCCGTCAGTATGGGGTCCATGTCTGTATTGCCCAGAGCCGACAGAATAATGATCGGCACCGGGGCTGGCCCATTCATGATTTGCTTCACGGCAAACAGGCCATCATAGCCCCCCATATTCATATCAAGCAAAAGGATATCGGGCCTAAGGGACTCATTCTGCATCACGGCATCCCGGCCGTTATTGGCCGTACCGACCACCCGCAAGCTTTCATCCTGCTCCACCACATCTTTAATCAGGTGGCGCATAATACTTGAATCATCGACCACCAACACGCCTTTTTTATGTTGCATATTCAATACCTATCAAAAGTACGTCATCAATTTGTTTTGCCCCTCCCTGCCAGTTTTTCCATTGAGAGATGAAATTATTTTCGAGCTCCTTCAGGCTTTTTGCCGCACCATCTTGCAAGGCATCGAAGGTTTGCTTTCTCCCAAATTTCCGATTGGTAGATTCTCCGAACTGATCGACCAAACCATCCGAGAAAATGAACACACGATCTCCAGGCTTCAGGTCAAAATCATGTGCCTTGAATGGCTTCCGATTTTTGTATTGAGTACCACCGACAGGCATTTTATCCCCACGAATCATCTGCAAAGTTCCCTCCTGCTGTAAGAACATCGGCAAGTGGGCTCCACTGAATTGCAGGTGATTGGTTTTGGTGTTGAATCGAACCAAGGAAATGTCAAGCCCATCATTAATTTTCACTTTTTCGCATTCCTGCTGTAACAAATCGACAATTTCAAGGTGCAGCAAATCCAGAATCTGATTGGTCGTATGCGAAATATCGGTACACAGGTATTTCAAAATCACATTGGTCATGATCGCCAGCATTGCCCCAGGAACGCCATGCCCTGTACAATCCACGGCAGCTACATAAAGGTAGTCACCCATTTTTAAAGCCCATGGGAAGTCACCACTGACCACATCCTTCGGCTGATAAAAAATAAACGACTGATTAAAATACCCCTTGAACCGATCGCTATTGGTATTTAACGCCTGCTGAATACGATAACTGTACTGAATACTTTCGGTAATTTTTGAGTTTTGAACCTCAAGTGTGGACTTCGTTTCTTCCAGTAACTTGAGCAATTCTGCCAGTTCTTCCTTCATTTCGCGCTCGCGGAAAGTCGCTGAAATAAGATGTTCGTTGGTGGTGGTCAGTTCCTGAATACTAATTTGCAGCATCTCTGCCTTGGTCGCCAAAGAATGATTCTCCTCTTTCAGCCGACTGATTTCCTCATTAATACCCTCTTGCTCCGACTGCATCGCGTGGTGGTTGTACTGAAAAAGTTCGAGCTGATTCCGCAACGATTTAATATCAAGGGGCTTGGTCAGGAAAGCCCACGGAAGGGTACGCTTGGCAATTTGCAACACATCGTACTGATCATGGGCAGTAATATACATGAAAGGAGTTTTGTACTTTTCCCGATAGTAGGACATGGTCTGAATACCATTCAGATCCCCCATCAGGTTGATATCCATAATGATCAAGTCGGCACTTTTAAACACTTTTTCCTCATTTTGCAGAAATTGCTCCCCCGTCTGAAAAGTACTGATGACCTCATGACCACAACTTTCGATCAGTTCGGTAAGCATTGCCAAAGCCACAGTACTATCATCGATAAGTACAAACTTCATTTTTTCATTCACTGAGGCGTTCAGGCGACTGACGCGCTCCTGCTCCAGGTTATCCTTAACCCTCTTAAAGATGCGCTGATTTTGAGGATTACAGATAAAGGTGTTCACCGAATCCATAAATTTTGCATCAAGGCTCCAGATAAACTCCGGGCTAATATCGGCCTCTTCAAAATGTAAAATCACCTTAAAGTACATTAAGTGTGAATTTACCCCAAGCCGTTCACAGAGTGCGGGATTCAGTTCATCTTCCGTATAAACATCATGCTCAGGCACATAACCATGCATTTGCAGTTCAAGCAAATTTGAAAATTGAGTAACGACCGAAGCGGCGATAATATTGTCAAGCTCCATCAGGAAAGCCTTCCCCATCGCTTTTGCTTCTTCGCTCTCGGGATTCAAACTTGAAGGCAGGGTTTTAAGCAATAGTTGTTCCCGCTCCTGCTGATTGAGGATAAAAAAACATACCCCCTGCATTTGCCCTTTGATCGCGGTGGTCAATACGGTCACCTGTTCCCCTTGTTTTTTGCTGACCCGCATTCTTGGCGATACCCGCTCAATACTCAGGTTGAAATCTTTGAGTTTAATTTTGTCGGCCACAAACATCGACATGGCGTCCGCAGCTTTGGCCAATCCAATATTAATAACCTCTTTGGCTACATCAAATTCAATTTGTGATATATTCATGTTCCTGACCCCGTCTTTTATTTTTTAAAACCTTCCGAATGATGTTTGGAATATCAAGTACCAAGCAAACCTGACCGTTTCCTAAAATGGTGGCACCACTGAATAAGGGCACCTGATCAAGGGGTTTCGAGAGGGTTTTTTCCACAATCTCTTTTTGTTGCAAAAGCTTATCAACGATGAAACCGAGATAAGTATTTTGATAGGAAATCACCAATACCTCAATCTTTTCCCCTTTCTTGAGTGCATTAAAGCCCTGGTGGAAGTCAAAGCTGGTATCCATCGTTTTTCCATACTGAAAAAGGTCTTTCAGGAAAAATACCGACATCGGCCGATCGAGATAACTTGACATCAAGCCATTGCTGATTTTATGCAGATCCTTTTTATGCAGGGAAATCACCGCCTCCGTATAGGACAGCGGCACCGCATAAGTTTGCCGATCCATCTGAAACAACAAGGCTCCTTTTAGCGCCATTGATGACGGCAACGCGAGTTGCATAACGGTTCCCTTTCCAATTTCAGACTGCACACTCACCCGTCCGCCGATCGATTCTGTTGCCCGCTTGACCACATCCATCCCGACCCCACGACCAGAAACCTCCGTGATCTTTTCCGCATTCGAGAAGCCTGGCTCAAAAATAAACTGCAACTTTTCATCTTTGCTGAGGCCCTTGCCGATTTCTTCGGAAACCAGCCGTTTTTCAATGGCTTTTTTCAGAATCACCTCTTCATTAATCCCCTGCCCATCATCCACCACTTCAATAAAAACGGTGTCCTTTTCATTAAACGCCCGCAGGGTTACATTTCCCCTTGTACTTTTACCGCTTGCGCGTCTTTGTGCTGGCGACTCAATGCCATGGCTTACCGCATTTCGTACCAGATGCACCATCGAATCACTGAGGATTTTCAGGATATTACGGTCGATTTCGATCTCCGTGCCTTCCAAATTCAGGCTGACTTCCTTCTGCTCTATGGTGGCTACATCGCGGATAATACGATGAAATTTATGAAACATAAAACCCACCTGCACCAGCCGAATGCCCATAATTCCATATTGCAAGTCAGATGTAATCCGATGCAAAAGTGCCAGCTCATTGTTGCGTTGGCCGTCTTTCCTGCCCGCGGCAAGACTGTCTTTTTCAATCAGTAATTCCCCCACAAGGTCAATCAGGCCATCGAGTTTTTTGATCGGCACGTTGACAAAATCTGAAAAGGAAATATCTGAAACGGTCGATAAATCATCTTCCACCTCTTCCGCTTCCTGACTTTCCGTAGCCGCTGTTTCTTCCATTGCCGGCGCTTCCTCCTGCACGGCCTGTTCTTCCGTAGCGGACAATGAATCCTCAGGTGCAACAGGTGCCTCGGCAGGTTCCGATTCAGTGGCGACAATGGTTTCCGCTGCATTCGGCAAATCAGCAGGCACCACAACTGCTGAACCGCTATCGTCAGTGGCTTCTTCTTCTGGCAAAATTTTTCTGAAGGCTACCTGCAGTTTCGTTCGTATGCCCTTATAACTGACTTTTTCATCCGTATTAATCGCCTGAATCAGCTGCCCGAGCTTATCTACTCCACGGTATAAGTTTGAAAACAATTCTGAAGAGAGGGAAAACTTTTTCTTCTTAATCTCTCCGAAAATATCTTCCATAACATGGGAGATCTCGGCAATGGACTGAATCCCCAAACCCATTGAATTTCCTTTCAGGGTGTGGGTGATTCTGAAAATGGCATCGATGGCTTCCTTATCGTCCGAATTGGCTTCCAGGGCGGTAAAAAGCCTGTTCAATTGCTCAAACTGGTCGTGCGCCTCTGCCTTAAAAAGTTCAAGGTATTCTTTTTCCTTCTCTTTCATCAATTATTCAAATGCTTTGGCAGCCGAGGCTACGATGCCTTCCGCTGTAAATGGTTTGACAATGTAATCAGTCGCTCCGAGGCTTAACCCTTCCTGAATCACTGATTCTTGCCCTACCGCACTGATCATGATCACTTTAGCGTTCATATTTTCTTCACTTTTCAACACCCTGAGAATATCAATACCGATCATGTCGGGCAGGATATTATCAAGTGTGATCAGTTCAGGTTTCAACTCCATGGCAAGGTCGATGGCTTTTTCGCCATTTTCTGCCTGCCCAATAATTTGGTAGCCTGCCGACTCCAACGCATCACTGATCAGTGATCTCATATACATAGAGTCATCCACAATCAAAACAGATCTTGACATAATTAAAATTTTGGTCTTTAATAGTTTAACTTCCGAGTGTTACATCATCCATTTGCAGCATGGCGATAATGTCCAGCAGAATAATCATCCGATCCCCCACCTTTGCGATGCCACGAACGCACTCTTCCTTCAGGCTTGAAAACTGAAGCACCTCCTTGGAGTCGTCAATATCTTCTGAATCGATAGAAAGGGTATTGGGAACTTCTTTGACCAATACCCCTACCTTGAACTTTTCATTTTCGATCACCAGCGAATAATGCTCCTGCGCCTTGACATTCGCAATCTGATCACTGAGGTGAAACTTATGTTCAAGATCCATAATCGCAATCACGGATCCCCGAATATTGGCCGCACCGAGAATATATTCTGGCGTATGTGGCACAGGTGCCAGGCGGGGGGTGAGCACCACCTCCTTCACCTGATCAATCGGTAAGCCATATTCTTCGCCGCCGAGCTTAAAAACGATGAGCTGAGACCGTGTAGATTGCTTATTGGCATTGCCCTTCATGGCATCGGTACTTTGTCCATGAAGGGGATCGTTTACGATGGGTTGACTCATTGTTTTCTCAGTTTAAATTTGGAAACACCTTCGAGTAACTGATAGGCCACATCCGCAAGGTCAACGCTGGTAGCAGAAACCTCATCCATCCCCTGGTTCAGTTCCTGAGAAGAAGAAGCGATCTGTTCCGTTCCTGCGGAAGTTTCCTCAGAAACCACCACTACTTTCTCAATATTTTTCACCGTTCCATTGATGGCTTCTTCCTGAATGGCTGCTGATTCCAAAATCTGCTTCGAGAGGTTGAGGGTCTCAATGGAGGCCGCATCAATTCTTTTGAATACTGCCTCAGCTTCTCCGCCTGCTTTATTGCCATTTTTCACCGATACCTCCATGCCTTCAATGGATTTTGAAGCTTGGTTGATATCGTTTTGTACTTCAGAAATTACCTTTTCAATATCCTGTGCCGACTTCCGTGAGTCTTCAGCAAGTTTCCGGATTTCTTCCGCAACAACGGCAAAACCACGTCCCGCTTCCCCTGCTCTGGCCGCCTCAATGGCGGCATTTAATGCCAACAGGTTCGTCTGAGAGGCGATATCGGTAATTACGTTCAACGTACGGGCGATTTCTTCTGATCTTTTGGTCAGCACCTTAATGGACTCCGAAGTAACCGTTGCCGACCCCTGAATCTCTTGCATATTTTCCACCACCGCTTCGATGGTTGACACCCCCTCTTTACTGTTTCGCTGTCCTTCTTCGGCAGACTTATTAATCACATCCGCTTTCAGGGCAGTATCCTTGGCATTGGTCAGAATTTTGGCAATCAGTGAATTCGCCTGATCAATTTGCTGCGCCTGATCCTGAACACCTTCGGCCATTTGCTGAATTGCCGAAGCCATTTCCTGCGTGGAACCCTTCATTTGTTCGCCTTTTCCTGACATTTCCTTAGCAGACTTCACCACCAGGTTCGCTGAATC
This genomic interval from Persicobacter psychrovividus contains the following:
- a CDS encoding SpoIIE family protein phosphatase: MNISQIEFDVAKEVINIGLAKAADAMSMFVADKIKLKDFNLSIERVSPRMRVSKKQGEQVTVLTTAIKGQMQGVCFFILNQQEREQLLLKTLPSSLNPESEEAKAMGKAFLMELDNIIAASVVTQFSNLLELQMHGYVPEHDVYTEDELNPALCERLGVNSHLMYFKVILHFEEADISPEFIWSLDAKFMDSVNTFICNPQNQRIFKRVKDNLEQERVSRLNASVNEKMKFVLIDDSTVALAMLTELIESCGHEVISTFQTGEQFLQNEEKVFKSADLIIMDINLMGDLNGIQTMSYYREKYKTPFMYITAHDQYDVLQIAKRTLPWAFLTKPLDIKSLRNQLELFQYNHHAMQSEQEGINEEISRLKEENHSLATKAEMLQISIQELTTTNEHLISATFREREMKEELAELLKLLEETKSTLEVQNSKITESIQYSYRIQQALNTNSDRFKGYFNQSFIFYQPKDVVSGDFPWALKMGDYLYVAAVDCTGHGVPGAMLAIMTNVILKYLCTDISHTTNQILDLLHLEIVDLLQQECEKVKINDGLDISLVRFNTKTNHLQFSGAHLPMFLQQEGTLQMIRGDKMPVGGTQYKNRKPFKAHDFDLKPGDRVFIFSDGLVDQFGESTNRKFGRKQTFDALQDGAAKSLKELENNFISQWKNWQGGAKQIDDVLLIGIEYAT
- a CDS encoding chemotaxis protein CheA, producing MKEKEKEYLELFKAEAHDQFEQLNRLFTALEANSDDKEAIDAIFRITHTLKGNSMGLGIQSIAEISHVMEDIFGEIKKKKFSLSSELFSNLYRGVDKLGQLIQAINTDEKVSYKGIRTKLQVAFRKILPEEEATDDSGSAVVVPADLPNAAETIVATESEPAEAPVAPEDSLSATEEQAVQEEAPAMEETAATESQEAEEVEDDLSTVSDISFSDFVNVPIKKLDGLIDLVGELLIEKDSLAAGRKDGQRNNELALLHRITSDLQYGIMGIRLVQVGFMFHKFHRIIRDVATIEQKEVSLNLEGTEIEIDRNILKILSDSMVHLVRNAVSHGIESPAQRRASGKSTRGNVTLRAFNEKDTVFIEVVDDGQGINEEVILKKAIEKRLVSEEIGKGLSKDEKLQFIFEPGFSNAEKITEVSGRGVGMDVVKRATESIGGRVSVQSEIGKGTVMQLALPSSMALKGALLFQMDRQTYAVPLSYTEAVISLHKKDLHKISNGLMSSYLDRPMSVFFLKDLFQYGKTMDTSFDFHQGFNALKKGEKIEVLVISYQNTYLGFIVDKLLQQKEIVEKTLSKPLDQVPLFSGATILGNGQVCLVLDIPNIIRKVLKNKRRGQEHEYITN
- a CDS encoding response regulator, giving the protein MSRSVLIVDDSMYMRSLISDALESAGYQIIGQAENGEKAIDLAMELKPELITLDNILPDMIGIDILRVLKSEENMNAKVIMISAVGQESVIQEGLSLGATDYIVKPFTAEGIVASAAKAFE
- a CDS encoding chemotaxis protein CheW, yielding MSQPIVNDPLHGQSTDAMKGNANKQSTRSQLIVFKLGGEEYGLPIDQVKEVVLTPRLAPVPHTPEYILGAANIRGSVIAIMDLEHKFHLSDQIANVKAQEHYSLVIENEKFKVGVLVKEVPNTLSIDSEDIDDSKEVLQFSSLKEECVRGIAKVGDRMIILLDIIAMLQMDDVTLGS